A single Cannabis sativa cultivar Pink pepper isolate KNU-18-1 chromosome 7, ASM2916894v1, whole genome shotgun sequence DNA region contains:
- the LOC115697036 gene encoding pyruvate decarboxylase 2 produces the protein MDTKIGALDTCKPPTGDVGCPPNGTVSSLQNHLPSTTVFNSVDATLGRHLARRLVQIGVTDVFTVPGDFNLTLLDHLIAEPGLNNVGCCNELNAGYAADGYARCRGVGACVVTFTVGGLSVLNAIAGAYSENLPLICIVGGPNSNDYGTNRILHHTIGLPDFSQELRCFQTVTCFQAVVNNLEDAHELIDTAISTSLKESKPVYISISCNLPGIPHPTFSREPVPFSLSPRLSNKMGLDAAVEAAAEFLNKAVKPVMVGGPKLRVAHASDAFVELADACGYALAVMPSAKGLVPEHHPHFIGTYWGAVSTAFCAEIVESADAYIFVGPIFNDYSSVGYSLLLKKEKAIIVQPDRVTIANGPAFGCILMTDFLRALAKRVKHNPTAYENYSRIFVPDGLPLKCQPKEPLRVNVMFQHIQKMLSSETAVIAETGDSWFNCQKLKLPRGCGYEFQMQYGSIGWSVGATLGYAQAVPEKRVIACIGDGSFQVTAQDISTMIRCGQRTIIFLINNGGYTIEVEIHDGPYNVIKNWNYTALVDAIHNGEGKCWTAKVFCEEELIQAIETANGPQKESLCFIEVILHKDDTSKELLEWGSRVSAANSRPPNPQ, from the exons ATGGACACCAAAATTGGAGCTCTCGACACCTGTAAACCACCCACTGGCGACGTGGGTTGTCCTCCAAACGGCACCGTTTCTTCTCTCCAAAACCATCTTCCTTCCACCACCGTCTTCAACTCCGTCGATGCCACTCTCGGTCGTCACCTGGCTCGTCGACTCGTTCAAATTGGGGTCACCGATGTCTTCACCGTTCCCGGTGACTTTAACCTCACTCTTCTCGATCATCTCATAGCTGAGCCGGGGCTTAACAACGTTGGCTGCTGTAACGAGCTCAATGCCGGATACGCTGCTGATGGCTACGCCAGGTGCCGTGGCGTTGGCGCTTGTGTTGTCACTTTCACTGTTGGAGGACTCAGCGTTCTTAACGCCATTGCCGGTGCTTATAGTGAGAATTTGCCTCTGATCTGTATCGTTGGAGGTCCTAACTCTAACGATTATGGAACTAATCGAATCCTTCATCATACTATTGGCTTACCTGATTTTTCTCAGGAGCTTAGGTGTTTTCAGACTGTTACTTGTTTTCAG GCTGTGGTGAATAATTTGGAAGATGCACATGAATTGATTGATACGGCCATTTCAACATCTTTGAAGGAAAGCAAACCTGTTTACATTAGTATAAGCTGTAATTTGCCTGGTATTCCTCATCCTACTTTTAGTAGGGAACCTGTTCCATTTTCCCTTTCTCCAAG ATTGAGTAATAAAATGGGATTAGATGCTGCAGTTGAGGCTGCAGCAGAGTTCTTAAACAAGGCTGTGAAGCCAGTCATGGTTGGTGGGCCTAAACTCCGAGTTGCCCACGCTTCAGACGCCTTTGTTGAGCTCGCTGATGCATGTGGTTACGCCCTTGCTGTGATGCCATCGGCCAAAGGGCTTGTCCCCGAACACCATCCACATTTCATAGGGACTTATTGGGGGGCAGTCAGCACTGCCTTCTGTGCTGAAATTGTTGAGTCTGCTGATGCTTATATCTTTGTAGGGCCTATTTTCAATGACTACAGTTCTGTTGGGTATTCCCTTCTTCTGAAGAAGGAGAAGGCGATAATTGTGCAGCCTGATCGGGTGACAATAGCTAATGGTCCTGCTTTTGGATGTATTCTGATGACGGATTTCCTCAGAGCACTCGCAAAGAGGGTCAAGCATAATCCTACTGCTTATGAAAACTACAGTAGGATCTTTGTCCCTGATGGGTTGCCTCTCAAGTGTCAGCCTAAAGAACCTTTGAGAGTTAATGTTATGTTTCAACATATTCAGAAGATGCTTTCAAGTGAAACTGCTGTCATTGCTGAGACTGGGGATTCTTGGTTTAATTGCCAGAAGCTGAAGCTGCCAAGGGGCTGCGG GTATGAATTCCAAATGCAGTATGGATCCATTGGTTGGTCAGTTGGAGCTACTCTTGGTTATGCTCAGGCTGTACCTGAAAAGAGAGTGATTGCTTGCATTGGTGATGGAAGTTTCCAG GTGACTGCTCAAGATATTTCAACCATGATCCGATGTGGGCAGAGGACAATCATTTTCCTGATAAACAACGGAGGATACACAATCGAAGTTGAGATCCACGACGGGCCTTACAATGTGATCAAGAACTGGAACTACACTGCCTTGGTCGATGCCATCCATAACGGAGAAGGCAAATGCTGGACTGCCAAG GTATTCTGTGAAGAGGAACTAATTCAAGCAATTGAGACAGCAAATGGTCCCCAAAAGGAGTCATTGTGCTTCATTGAGGTGATTCTTCACAAGGATGATACTAGCAAAGAACTACTCGAATGGGGCTCCCGGGTCTCTGCAGCCAACAGCCGCCCGCCTAATCCTCAGTAA